Below is a genomic region from Candidatus Babeliales bacterium.
ATAACATCAATTGCTGTAAAAAACATAAACTTATAACCGCATTATCAAACCAAAGAGCAAAATATAATAAGGCTAACAGGACGATTAGCACAAGTTTTTCTCAAATAAAAGATACATTAGATAAAGCAAATGAAATAGAAATTGCAACCATTACACAAAACATAAATAATTGTCCTTTACGAGATGACTGTGAAACAACAATTATACACAGCCTACTCTCTAGCTCTACGTTAAAAAAACAACTTACATCTATTTCATTACCTTCTCTAGTAAAAAAAGATTTTTTAACTATTACTACTATAAAAAAATTTTTATTTGAAATGCAGGAGAGACATTATGATGACCTGGAAGATCATAGAATTTATATTCAACAGATTTATCCTTTAGATGAAAATACAACCATTATTCACATCAGTGAAGAAACTAAAAAAACGAATTATATAAAAACTATTTTAATTACTACGTCTCAAAACACTACAAAGACCAAAATAATTCATACGTGGGATACCAGCAATTCTTGTAACTTTCCTCACAAAATACATATAATTCCCATCAAGGATAATAATAAGTTTACTTATTTAAGAGAACGTAATGTTTCCCATGCTACCCATACGCTCTGTGATATTGTAACATATTCTCAAATACAACAAGATTACATTAAAAAAATCTTGATTGACTTGCGAAGGTTTCATTATTTTTATTCACTTCCAATTATTGCAGCTCTACCCTCAATACTATATTTGTGTTATAGTCACACTGGAAACGCCTTGATAACATCACTACTTCTTTTTATTGGCACAAAATACCTCCTATCTATACTCTAATGAAAGTATATTAGTACGCGATTCCACCTTTCACCCAAATAGCCCATTGTGAGCAGGTTGCGTTATTACATGGATTTGTATTAGCAAATTCTCCGGATAAACCTATGCCTAAATAGGGATCTAAATCATCTCGATTGTCCCAACGGCAACCTGCATAAACAAATACTTTATTTGATAATGCTCGTGGTAAAATGCCGGATTCATTATTAATATCACTATCTTTAAGTAATAATGCAGGATTAGAGCCTCTCACTTGTACTTGCGCAATAGCAAGATCAGTTGAATCTGCTATATTCAATTGATTTAATATTCCTGTTGTTGTGGATGCAAGCGCTGGTTGATTATCAGCATTTAAATTTTGATAATTACTATTCGCTGTTCCTTGTCCACCTAAAATAGTTGCCATGCTTTGCGTAGCATTTAACGCCACCGCATTATTGTCAGTATCAGTAAATCCATAAATTTGTGCATCACCTTTTAATGCAAATCTGTTTTCTATAAATGTATCGCGACAATGTAATTTTTCCTTACTGTTTGCCCAAAATTATACCCAAGATCACATTCAAAACCATCTCGTTGGTATGCTAATTTAAAAACAATATCTGCTTGTACGCTAATGCTAATTTTTGTATCGAACGTTGTATAATTAATCGCGGGGAATAAATTGCCTACATATTGATTATTTGGTATTTCATTATTAATAAGCAATTCCTGTGCCGGGCTTTGGAACTGTTCTAGTAAAATATACCTACTGCCTGCCCCATTAGCGGTAAAGTCAAACGAACGTTTTTGCACCGATGTACATAAATGCGATATATGCGCATCAATATATAATGCTAAACATCGTCCTTTGGCTTTATCAGACCAGACGTTTACGTGACCGGATAAACCAAATCCAACATCCCAGTGATGACGGTTTCCTACAATTTCTTCAAAAATAAATTCTGCATTAGTAGCATTTCCTGTTGGAGCCCCTACGCGAAAGTTAATACCAGCATGATACCAAGGTTGATTATAATTCCAGCCTAATGTTGTTTGTAATTCAGCTATTCTGCTGCGTGTTTGTCGACCAAAAATTTTACCATAATGTAATGGCTCTTGCATGTCACCAAATGAGGTTGTACCATGCATTGCTTGCATAACGCTATGAGGCAAATTATCTGCTGAAATACGCATATCGCTCATATATCCTGCTGGATAAAAAGAAGTTCCAGGGTTTATACCAACCTCCTGAAAATAAAGATTCCATTTCGTTTGTACAACAGGCATATGCACCATAATAAATAAACCAGGCACATATCCATCAAATGCTTGAAACCAATTGAAATCTATAATGGTGTTGCTAATGTGAGGTGAAAACAGTACTGTACTAGAAAAATCAACGGGAAGGCCAAAATAATCGGCTAAAATATCACCTTGTTGACGCTCTGCCTTACTACCAGAAAAACGAAGTCGTTCTGCTCCAAATAAAAAATTTGATATTTGATCAGGTCTAATAGATCTTGTATATTTAGCTGCTGCAGCAATCGTTCCATAGTTATTGTCCTGATCGTATTTATAAATATTCTGTTGCCATCCCGCTAGTTCAGTAACCTCATCTAACCCTTGTGAGCGAATTCCAAAAATTGTTTTTTCACCAAAGCAGCTTAAGTTATTATTATATAAAAGAATCAAAGAGAAAAATATATACGTACAATAATTTTTCATGGCACCTCCTTGGTTGAATATTCTAACGCTGAAAACTCAATTGACCTCAGCCTAGACTAAGCTATTCTCTGGACGCAATATTTTCTTACACATACAAAAAGAGATTACTTACCATTTTGGCTATTTAATTCATTCACATAGTCAAAAACTGTTTTTTTACCATCCTTGATTAAAGCATTTACTGCATTTATAATATGGTCAGCCCAATAAACATTAAATATCTTGCCATCCGCAAATTTTCTATTTTGGCAACTAATTGTTAAGTTTTTTGCAAAATAATATTCAAAACATTGCTTACTGTTTCGAGCAGTAGAATTAGCTGCAACGCTTCCATAACATTTAAAGCTCACTAAACTACGATTGTTTTTGATAGCATTTGATACAAATTCTTTTTCTTCGGTACAAGCCATATTTTCATCAATAGAACCATACATATTTTCCCAGAAATAATACTTTGTTGGCCATGTCACATCAGTATGCTGATCATGGGTTTGCGTAAACATCACTAAGCGTTTATTATTCTTACGCATCCAACCTAATGTTGGCCATTCACCTTTTTGTTGAGCATGTGGCCAATTTGATGGTTTTAATAATGGGTCATAATCATTTTTCATAATGATCTCTCTTATGTCTCGAGACATTTTTCTACTATCAGAATAATCGTCAAATAGAATGGTTATTATTGCCTGTTGATTTTCTTTTAAAAAATTAAAAATACGATTCATTTCGTAGTGTAAAGTTTGATACAATGGCTTGCCATTTTTCCGAAAGACAGTCGATTCTTTTGAGGGATTAGAACATACTATACTTACTCCTTCTCGAAGAATTGATGACCATCCTAATGACCAATTATAGGTACTTAGCATTAACCCTCGAACACCGATTGCTAATAAACTTGGTACGGGCTGGTCTTGTAATGTGTATTCAGGAAAAAAACGTACATATTTTTCAGCAGCATGAGCGCCAACATAATGATATTGAGCATAATTTAATCCATCATCTGGTTCTTTGAAATAATTTTTAATAGTTCTCGCTTGTCGTATATCTTCTTCATAACGATCATCATATGAAGGAATATATATATTTGAAGCTGCTATTAGTCTTAATGACATATGCATAACAATCATAACTATTAATAGGCATTGATTATATCGTCCATAACCCCTCATGCGACCTCCCTACACTTAATTTAAATATTTCCAACTGTAATTTTACAAAATAATGCCCTTAAAAAACTAGATTCAACAAGATTTGCAAAAAAATATATGCTATACTAAAGTATCTGCAGGTTATAATAGCTTAATTTCTAGTACGTAGTTTTTTTAGGTATATACAATGAAAATTCGAAGAAAAAGAGGTTTCTTTTCTATTTCTGCTGTTGCAAAAATGTTTTCTGTGCATCAACAAACAGTGCGTTTATATGAAAAACAAGGACTGATAAGTCCTAAACGATCATCGGGTAACACTCGACTTTTCTCTGAAGATGATATTGATCAGCTAGAAGAAGTTATTTATTTAACGCATGAAATGGGAATTAATTTAGCTGGTGTTGAAATGATCTTGCGCTTAAAAAAACAAATTAAAAAAATGCAAAATGAGATGAATAAAATATTTGATTCAACACAGCAAGAACTTGATCAAGAAAATGAAAAGTCAAAAGAAATTGTACAAAACAGTTATCAGCGATTATTGCGGCTTAAAAACAAAGATGAAAAGGAAACAGCAACTGATGTTGCAACGAATAAGCAGGATAATAGTACCAAAAAACAGGCAGAAGCGGTTGATATGTCTAGTTGGGAAATTGACTATGAAGACTAAAAATTAAGGAGATATTATGGTAGTTAATATACTTAAAACAACATTTCTCTTAATTGGACTTACTACATTGTTACTATGTATCGGTGGATTGATTGGTGGATCTACGGGAATACAAATGGCTTTCTTTTTATCATTCATAATGAATGGTATTGCGTTTTTCTTTTCTGATCGTATAGTTCTTTCTTTATACAATGCGCAACCTCTTGATAAAATTCATTATCATTGGATCTATGAAATAGTCAAAGATTTATCATATACTATGAATATTCCTGTACCAAAATTATGGCTCATTACAACACCTATGGCTAATGCTTTTGCAACAGGTCGTAGTCCTAGCAAAGGATCGATTGCTATTACAACTGGCATTCTCACAATTCTTGATAATGAAGAGTTACGTGGAGTCCTAGCTCATGAACTTGCTCACATCAAAAATAGAGATACATTGATAACAACGATCGCAGCAACAATTGCTTCCGCTATTGGTTATCTTGCATATATGTTACGCCATGTAGCTCTATGGGGTTCGTTAAACAGTGATCGACGTAAAGAAAATCCATTTGTTTTGCTGGTTATAAGTATCTTAATGCCGTTTGCTGCAATGCTTATACAGCTGGCAATTTCACGGTCACGAGAATATGCGGCAGATGATACGGGGGCGCGGTGCTCACGTGTGCCACTTGCCCTTGCAGGTGCTCTTGAAAAATTGGAAAATAGCACAAAAAATGGTAGTCTTAATGCAGACAATATGCAACAAACAAGTACTGCTTCACTATTTATTGTGCATCCTTTTGTTAGTCATTCATGGAGTTATTTATTTGCAACGCATCCACCAATAGAAAAAAGAATAGCACGATTACATCAACTTTCTAAAAAAATATTGTCATAATGATACATAGTTGTGCAAGGCTAAAAAAAGTAGCTGTATAGTTTGTTTTCAAATCACGAAAGGCATAATATGAATAACGATTCATTCTCACACGACAGTAATGCACAATTCGCACTTTCGTATGAATTGCTCCATTTATTAAAATGGCTTGGAAGATATGATAC
It encodes:
- a CDS encoding MerR family transcriptional regulator; the protein is MKIRRKRGFFSISAVAKMFSVHQQTVRLYEKQGLISPKRSSGNTRLFSEDDIDQLEEVIYLTHEMGINLAGVEMILRLKKQIKKMQNEMNKIFDSTQQELDQENEKSKEIVQNSYQRLLRLKNKDEKETATDVATNKQDNSTKKQAEAVDMSSWEIDYED
- a CDS encoding zinc metalloprotease HtpX, yielding MVVNILKTTFLLIGLTTLLLCIGGLIGGSTGIQMAFFLSFIMNGIAFFFSDRIVLSLYNAQPLDKIHYHWIYEIVKDLSYTMNIPVPKLWLITTPMANAFATGRSPSKGSIAITTGILTILDNEELRGVLAHELAHIKNRDTLITTIAATIASAIGYLAYMLRHVALWGSLNSDRRKENPFVLLVISILMPFAAMLIQLAISRSREYAADDTGARCSRVPLALAGALEKLENSTKNGSLNADNMQQTSTASLFIVHPFVSHSWSYLFATHPPIEKRIARLHQLSKKILS